One stretch of Trichomycterus rosablanca isolate fTriRos1 chromosome 3, fTriRos1.hap1, whole genome shotgun sequence DNA includes these proteins:
- the LOC134310887 gene encoding uncharacterized protein LOC134310887, producing the protein MSQDFETGLEFSTDHRGQRFYIMYHGATMEAAQNIKRHGFRCSPDGMLGPGVYVSRSVEKAKRYPLFPHPDEKLAILKLRVRVGKVKRIDKQGHPLQKTWHEDGYNTAWVPPNCGMVRSGLEEDCVWDPDRIEVLDIVPPSLKFIMSPWGEKSYIMYHGTTMEAAQKIKRHGFERSSGGMLGPGVYVSRSVEKAKRYPLKPKSGEKLAILKLKVRVGKVKRIDKQGHPLQKTWHEHGYDTAWVPPNCGMVPSGLEEDCVWDPDRIEVLDMWENEREGMCAIL; encoded by the exons ATGTCACAAGATTTCGAGACAGGCCTCGAATTTTCAACTGACCACCGAGGACAAAGATTCTACATCATGTACCATGGGGCGACTATGGAAGCGGCGCAAAATATCAAGCGTCATGGATTCAGATGCTCACCTGACGGGATGCTCGGCCCCGGCGTCTACGTGAGCAGAAGTGTAGAGAAAGCTAAACGTTACCCACTATTCCCCCATCCCGATGAGAAACTGGCCATCCTGAAGCTGAGGGTAAGGGTGGGAAAAGTGAAGAGAATCGACAAGCAAGGCCACCCGCTACAGAAAACGTGGCATGAAGACGGGTACAACACGGCATGGGTGCCACCCAACTGTGGCATGGTTCGAAGCGGGTTGGAAGAGGATTGTGTTTGGGACCCTGACAGAATTGAAGTGCTGGA CATTGTGCCGCCCT CCCTCAAGTTTATAATGAGCCCTTGGGGAGAGAAATCTTACATTATGTACCACGGTACGACTATGGAGGCAGCACAGAAGATCAAACGACATGGTTTCGAACGCTCGTCTGGCGGGATGCTTGGCCCTGGCGTGTATGTGAGCAGAAGTGTGGAAAAAGCCAAACGCTACCCCCTTAAACCCAAATCTGGAGAGAAACTGGCCATCCTGAAGCTGAAGGTTCGAGTGGGAAAAGTGAAGAGGATCGACAAGCAAGGCCACCCGTTACAGAAAACGTGGCATGAACACGGCTACGATACTGCGTGGGTACCACCCAACTGTGGTATGGTGCCAAGCGGTTTAGAGGAGGATTGTGTCTGGGATCCGGATAGAATTGAAGTGCTGGATATGTGGGAAAATGAAAGAGAGGGAATGTGTGCAATTTTGTAA